The sequence AAAGTGAAAGAtcagccgccgccgccgccgcgcCGAGGTAACAGAGAGACACGCACTGCTTACTGCTTAACCCTCTCGCTTCAACCTTCCCTTTCCTTACTCTCCGATTTTTTTGGGTCAACTTGAGTCTCTCGCTCAACACGATGCCGTTTCTTGTATGAAAGTAAGGAAAACAGATGGGGCGTTTTCGCAAGGACACCTAAAAGGCTAAAACCACTTCACACGACGTCGTTTTAACAGCCACCTGTCATTGTTAAACCCTAATTTTATATCCCAAACCTGCCTTTTAGTTCCAGAAATGGTGATTAATTTTGCAAAATTGGATTTAATTAACCAGATAATTAATTTGCCAACGTTGAAAACCTGAaactcttatttttcttttttcagtcgACAAATACAGAATCACAAAGCACGCCGCTAATTGCATTGCTAATTGGTAATTTGCAATTAAACGGCGTCACCAGCAACCACATTATAACAATTACGGGCCAACCTAATACAATCCAACCAATGAAAAGCCTCCGCGTTAGGATCCCTGTCGACCACAACATCAGACACCGTAACCTGCACCGCACCTCTGTATCCTGCAATCCTGCCACGAACTCTAGTCACGACTCCGATTTTAATCTCCAATGCAAAATGAGCAGCCATGTCAgcaattaatttaacattagcAGGATTACGGCGTGAAAAGTAAGGAGAGGTGAGCTGGTTGAGCCAGAGAACGCAGGTGACGCAGCCAGTGCCGTCGTCAATTGTGAATTTGAGAAATTTGTTTGGTTTTAGCTCGCGGGAGGTGATGACGCCGAGGATCTCGGTGCGGGAGATGATAGTGTTTTTGCGAGTGAAGGTGATCGGTTCGTAGGTGGAGAACGAGGGAGTTTGGGTTAGAGAAAGGAGATCGAAGGCTAAGAGCTTTGCGTGTGTGTTTTGCAGTCTCTGATCCATCAGACAAAAGgggtgaaaaaaattaaaaagaaagaggaattAGTAGATAACTATCTAAATTCATCGCATGGTTTTCTTTAAAGAGAAGggtgtttttgttaatatattctGAGTGGAGGGTGTTTTTGTTACTGACAAAACGAAGTCGTGTCGGCAGCAAAAACTAAAGTCGAGTGTCGGTCGGTCTCCTCCTCTACGAGATAGTTAGAAAGAGTGAAgtaaaaaaccctaacccccTTTTGCCCACTCAAAAGGGATTGCGATTTGCTACAATGAAGAGGCAAACGCCGTGGAGCGATGAGGAGGATGATTCCTCGTCGTCTTCGGGTTCAGATTCAGATGGCGCAGCAGCTGGCAAGAAATCATCTAGACAAAAGAAATCTAAAGGtaataaatatttcttgaacAGACGTATTATATTACATtctttaagaaatatttaatttcctGATAGTCAAATAAAAGCATAATAACGTTAATTAATGTATGATGATTGAATGGAAGGAAGAAAGATGGATGTGTAACGAATGAATTCTGGTCGGTACTAAGGAAAAACCTAGAAAGTCCAGGTTGTTAAAGAGACAGACATACTAAGAAGAATCTTAATGGGCTGTTTTTGCTCCCTCTGATGCTAGTTGTTGTATTGTTAATTGTTCCTTAACCATTTTGTTAATCATTTTGGTATCCTGTGTTCGTTTCTTCTATTCTTGAGATTTGTTTTTGGCTACTATAGAAAGTTTTGAGATTACCCATATGAACAGGCAAGTCTGGAAAGCTCAAGAGTGGTGGTGCTGTGGACTTTGAAGCGTTGAGACAACATGGGTATAAAGGGGGGTTGTCAGTCCTGAGTGTGCCAGCACCAAAAGATGACACGAAACCAGACTGGACTTGGTCTACTGGCAAAGAGCGTCGCGAAACCACGGATGTTGGAGAATCCTACCAAGAACGACAGAAAACAAGATATGCATTGAGGGATGGAGAGGCTTTGATGAATGTGCAAACTtctaaagagaagaaaaatatgtCATTCCAGcagaaagagaagaggaaacGAGAGCTTGGTCAGGCTAGTAGGGGGAAGAATtatgttgaagaagagaagaggttGTTAAGGGAAAGCGGTGTCTACTCTGGTTTTGATGCGTGATCACTGATGCTGATGCTCCTTGTTATGCAAGGGACTTGAAAATCCTGTTAATTTAGGGACTTTCTTGCACCAATATGATTGGTTTGTACCATGCAATTAGATCTAGTGTGATTTACCGTGTGCTTTTTGATAGATTTTTGTCTGACAGGAAAATCAAAGTGGTAAATTGTCAACTGATTTACTGCATTTTCTTGCCCCCGGCCAATATTTCCTTTTGTGCTACTGGCCAGAGCTGCTTTTCCAGATCGTTTCAATGGAAATCGTGTGCACCTTTAATTTTTCAGCATCTATATGTATAGTAATTATTCGGAGTAGGCTAAGCTTGTGGGTAAGTTGCCCGAAAATGTCTGCGAAAACTTTAATAAGTATAATAATTCCACACAAAATGGTGTACAATTTGACTATTCTACAAGGTTATTAGAAATAtcttattaaacttaaaatccAGTCTCACAACAATGCAGTAAACAAAACTGTAGATCCTCGGGTCAGAAATTCAATAGAGGTAGCCTTTCGAAAACTGGTAGCGCATGAAATAGAAACCTCAATCTTCTACAAACTGCTCCGACCTTAATCTTAGATTTGGTCAAACACTTCCCTCAATATCAAGGAAAAAATTTCATACCACGCAGGGCCTTTTTCAGCATCCATGTTCGGGTTTGGAATTACAGACTCCATGGGAAGGCAAGCGTGGTCACTTTGAGGACGGAGCAGGAGATCTACTGGAAAGAGTCCTGTATATGGCTCTGATAGTATTGGGAGTTGTTCTGCAACAGCCTCCAACAAGGGCAGCCCCAATCTCACACCATTTGTTTACATGTGATACAAAATCTTGATCTGATATGCCTGTGTTTTGCTGCAACAGAAAGTGAGTTGACACAGTTAAatggcattttaaaaaatagaaccaGCCAAGAAGTTGTAAGATACAGACAGAAAATAGTGTTCCGCAAGGCAAATTTGCTTGCAATTACTTTTGGAAGAGCTTGAGAGAATCCTTTTCTTGAAGTAACAAGGACTAACTGATGCCTTcgaatattattaaaaaacaatatggaaaTAATTTCCATGTGCTTTCCACAGCCATCAAAATGAACTCACCACCCATTCCTTTCGCTTGCCATCGTAACTCTCTCCACTGTTTGGATAAATAAGTATTGGTTTTGTAGTCACCTGATAAAATCATTCATGAAGatagaaaattttcattaagCACAAGTGCCAGACACCCGTtaactttattatatatatatatatttatatatatatatatatattaagaacatgaaatcatttgtattttttatccaacaactattttaacataaaatagaaACCATGAAGTCAAGGGGCAAGTGTTATAACTGTTGCTGCCATAGAACATCCACCCAAGTCATCTAGTATCAAGCGATGTTATAAGCCAACAGCTATCCATTACCACATTCTTTATACCAACAGTGCACAGTGGAATATATTGCAAGACCATATTGGACccaaaaaaaagtacaaaatcaTCAATATCATCTTAAATCTCCAAAATAGACAAGGAGCTTATCACGATTGTAAAATTCCTAAGCTATGGTTGATGTTACTTTAGTTCATTCAATTCTTAAATTCAATCGCAGTTATTGACTTTTTAAccagagaaaaataaaagataattgtaAGTTCAAACACTGTCGAAGAAATCAATTCTTAAATTCAATCACAGTTCTTGACTTTTTAACAGAGAAAAATAAATGGTAATTGTAAGTTCAAACACTATCAAAGAAATTGGGCTATTGTTAATTTATTgaccaagaaaaattttaacCCCATTGTAATCATTGACAACTTCAATACAATTTTGTGGACGGCCTGTTTGGGATTGTGATAACGATAGCAGTTCAAAATGCATTTCgcttagaaatgcatcaaaataaagttttttttattttattttatttttaaaaaatttcattttaagtaaaaaaaaaattcgaagcTTTTGGGAAAGCGGTTTGCACGGCGTTCCCAAACACATAGATGGCAAGTATTATTTTTCTGTTCTTCTTGCTTCATTGTTGTTTATATTTCTAGCATGGATAAATAAGTTCATTAACGGAGGAAAGAGTTTTGATGGTCAGTTATTGTACAAATGACATTGGTCTGAATTTGCATCAGGTTGAGACAAGTTATGGCCACCAATAATGAACACTGTAGTTCAGTGCTTCATTGGGaacatttaaaaacatcaacaaaagaaTAGCAGGAAGACAAAAAGCATACCTTTTTAATAGATAAAATCAGTTCATGAATAAACCTAGGAGGTGTGCAGTTGATCCCCACTGCAACTACATTCTTGCATGATTCAGCAATTGAAGCACAGTCAAGCAAAGAGTCACCACTAACCACGCTAACACCATCCTTAGAGTTAAAAGAGAACCATGCAGGAATCTTTATGTCTTCTTCCTTCAAGAGCTCAACATAAGCCTGAACAAACACAGACATAGTCAATGGGAAAATAAGCACCAAAACGAAATGTAGCACCAGTATTAACTTCGTTTCCTATTCCTAGATTTGATCATGACTTTCCTCttagagaaagaaattaaaatgttatgaTATGACAAAGGATCTATCTGATCAATACCTGAGCTTCTACTTTATTTGGAACTGTTTCAAACGCTATGAGGTCAGCACCTGATTCTGCAAGAATCTGTACCCTTCTGCGATGAAAATCTTTCAAGGTTTCAAGGGTAATTGCATCACCATAGTTCCCACTGTAAAGGGAGAGCACCAATAAAAGGTAAAGAAAGTATAATTAGAACTTTACTCTCTATTAAGGATAGTAGGAAACCCTCTTTCTGAAAGGATATCAAACCACATTCTGATGCCATCAAGCTTAAGGCCATGTTCATTTTCTCAGattcgataaaaaaaatcttaagtgtAAGTCTCCACAACGCTTTTAAAACATCACTGTTAATTGATGTTTGATAGTGAACACATGCTGATACCATCAAGCTTAGACCATGTTCATTTTCTCAGATCCAATAAGAACCCTAAAGAATAAGTCTCCGcaaagcttttaaaattaaaattaagagcaCTAAGAGATATGACGGTTGATTGGCACATGATAGTGATATAAATAGATATGTGCAGTGACGCCGCTCATGCAATTACTAACTAGAGGTTGACTCACCTGTACTCAGATCCATCAGCTAAATAAGCTCCATAACTTCCAATGGAAGCTGCAACTAAAATAGGTCGTTGTTTCAGAACCCTACCATTATTGCTATCAGGAGAACCTTTTTGGCATCTATCATAATAAATATCCCTTGCCTCACATGCAATTTCCACGCTTTTCCTGAGCAGGGATTCACTTTCTTCACTAGAGAAACCTTTTGCCTTAAATCCCTGGATGGTGGCCTGTCCATATTCAAGTGAAACTGAGTGTAAGTTCCACAAGCGGGCACATGCACGCAGGCACATATAGATCATTGTTATTACCTGATAAGATGCTGTTATGATAATATCCGCACCAGCTTCAAGATAGTCAAGGTGTACCTGCTCGGTCAAGAAACTCATTAACCAATGGAAAGATACCACATATCAACATTTCACATGGTTTCATGTATaaccaaaacttaaaaaaaaaaaaaaaaaaaagattgtcaaATAGAAAAAGATGGCAGCAATTCCTAAAATAGTAGTTATTTATCTATTAGCAGTCTTGATAACAAATGAATCTATACATCAATTGCATTTGGTTTTCCACATTAGTACTTTTACCGCTGGAATCAATGAAATACTGTTGCcagaaagacaaaataaaacttGCAGTTATATGGCATTTTTCCTAAGATATATGAGTGATTTCTGAAACTTAAACTTGCTTTCCATTAtgctattttcttttcctttttatttatatggttgattatatttctcatgcataaaGTTTTACGGACATATTTTTCTTGGCTAAACTGAAGAATTTAAGAAAGGCGCaagaattttaagaataaatatcAATGTAGGTTAATCAAATGTTTTATGCACTTAATGTTTGTCTTTATAACGCATATCAGTTTCTGTAATATTAGACAAATCTAGTTGATATATCTTTATCTATTTCTACTTAACTGTTCTGAAGAAATACTTTACAACcccccacccaaaaaaaaaccctaacgcAAAaggaaaaatttattaataattacaattgCATGCTTGTCAAAGTTCAACCTCCAATCCTCAATCAAAAACAGAGTGGtccaatttcatttaaaaaaacccatTGTTCAATAAGAAAGCAGAGTGGCCcaaattaaatacaatataCTATATTAAATACTCTGAAGTCCCTGCAGATTTTCAACCAACACAAAACAGCATAGCTGAGTTTTGACAAGTAAGATCAAAAACGTGATGACCACATCTACATGGGCCATGGTCATGGTCATTGGGGTGAGTCTATCCAGATTCCAACTTTTACAGTGAGTCCTATTTTATTCACACATCTGAGTTTTTGCACTACCAATCAAGAAACAAATCTATAAAGTTGATTCAAGAACACAAACGCGCACCCAATCATAGATAGATAGAACTGAAAACAGCCCACATAGTGGTCCATACTCTTCACCAATTTAATTTACCACTGTCCTTCTCTGTTGTAAGCTAATGCCACTCTAATACGCTCAAAATTTCCAATTGACCTCACGCACCTACCCCCTTTCTCTCAAAAGGGTTTGCGTGACATGAATTCGAAATTTCTGTCAGCGAAAAATGACACAGATTTCTTCCTACTTTATAAGTCTtggcttcttttcttcttcttttttttcaatttcttgcgttaaaaaaaaattcaagggtcTTAAGGCACCATTTGCTCCacatttaaaagagaaaagaaactcGAAAATCAAAGCAGAGACAGCATCACTTTTAACAGCAACAGAaacacattaatatatatatagagagagagaggggagggGGCACCTCGCGAACGAGATGAGGGGAAGTAAGAAGACACTTGGCACTCCAGAGAGGATCATTGAGGTCAGCGCCGTGTCGTTCGAGCTCCGTCGCGAGACCACCGTCGATAATGGCGACGCCGCCTGATTGGCGGAGGAAATCAGTCATAAAGGACGAGGTCTCGGCGGCGGGATGTCCCATCTTAAAATTTGTGTCTTTCCTTTCCAGCAGAGGGTTTATGTGTTTGGAAAGTTTGTATTTCCTTCCCAGCTTATGTCGGTTGCGCTTTGGTTTGATCAGAGTATTTATAGAGTACAAAGGTTGTGGAGAAGGGCACCCATAAGTTGTCCAATCTTTGCAATAATATCCTCTCTACTTCGAATGTTTACTTTCCAACCCCTCacgtttttcaatttttgtatCCAATCCTTCgacaatcatttaatttaacacAATAATTGTTTCGTCTTGATAATTGTTATTAGCTTAGCTATTTTGTTTAGGAGCTGCCTCTACTGTAATTACTCAAAAGGATTTTCCTTCCTTTTACCAATAAAAGTTTTCCATGTTTtcagaagaacaaagaaaatcgCCTCATCTGTCATGGAGTGCAGCACAAGAAGTCTCTTACTTCTTCACTGTAAACCCCCAAATGGGGCAATAAGAAGAGTAATCTCTGATGCAATCCATACACCACCACTTGCTAATCCAATAACATCACCATCAAAATAGCACAGGCAAAGATCACAGGTGATTATCTTAGGTTGGTTTGGTTGCTGTCATATATACTTTGGCATCCTTTTGATTCTCATCTTCCTAACCAAACTATTTTACAGTACTAATGATTTTCTTCAAATGCTTTAGTTTTCGCATAAACTCAGATGACTGCaagcaatttattttcaaaagctgCATGGTTTGAGAAACAAATTTTTCAAACTTCTGTTTGGACGCAGAATATTACTAAAGAACGGCAGGTATTTTCTGTCTAAGGTTCAAAATATTCCATGGATAATATTACatttattgaaatgaaaacttttgattccttttttttatccacATAAACTCCTGATTTCTAGCTTCCATCCATCTCGATTTCCATAATTTATAGGCAAAACTACTCTCTGAATCACAACTATCTCACGAAATGATATACAAAATAAGTATGGAGCTCCAACATTTCCAAACATTATAATTCTGTGCAAGATAACAATTACAGAGATAAAAAAGCTAACTTTTAATACACTGAAACATTTAATGAATCAACTAGAAGCAGAAATTCTCTTGCTTCTAAAGTTCTTTGTTCATGTGCTTGAGAAAACTGTGATCTAGTGAATTGCTTCAATACCATATGAGTATATATGACCGGTGGAAGGCGGAAGGCGAAGGCGAGTTACGGACCACGAGCTGGGGTAAAACACAAGCAGCCAGTTGATTGATCTTCAGGTAACATGCCACCCCCTTTGCTTGTATCTATTGCTTCGAGCAGCCTAACTACCTCGTCCATCTCAGGCCGCTTCTCTGAATTTGCATCCCAACATTTCCGCATTACACTTGCCAATGAACTTGGGCAACATCTAGGAATTTCTGGCCTCAAATGCTGTAAAGATTATTTTCAACATTGAAATTATCAACATAAGATGGCACTTTAAAACCACAAACAAGCTAGATTCTAAAAAGGCAATGTCCAGTACAGCCAAATTAACAACATAAGATGTAGTCCAACCGGGGTTGAAAAAAGTTGACACCAATCAGGTCACCTGGTCCGATGGACCAACATTATGAGAGCAGTGAAACGAACACAGCTTTAATGTCTTTGCTCATACAAATATTTACACTTCGCTCagttatcaaaatataaaagcaaacaaACCTGTCGAACAACTGCAGATGAAACTTCTGCAAAACTAAGATCTGGATAGGGCATGTCACAGCAATAGGTTTCCCACAAGCATATACCAAAGCTGTATACATCGCATTTCCTGTTGTAAGGCTTACCATCCAGGACCTAGACAATTACTTAGTTAAAATCTATTATCAAGATTTCAGATAAAGGGAAAAACTATagcaagagaaaagaaagaacaggGAGCAGGTACCTCAGGGGCCATGTATCCAAGAGTGCCAGTTTCCCCAGTCATGTCCCTTGGGTTCTGAGCCTCAACTCGCGCAACACCAAAATCAGCAATTTTCAAAGTTCTAGTAGCATCTAACAGCATATTTTCTGTCTTAACATCACGATGTACAATCTTTTTAGAATGCAGGTAGCTCAAACTGCAACAGTGGATCAAAGCAAAAATCTATAAGTAAACATCAAATAACAAACAttctaattgaaaatatttacttACCCCCTAGATAAGTCCAAAGCAAGTTGAATCACAATCTTAAAGGCAAGTTTCTTTCTCCTATTTCTGATTAAAAATTTCTTTAGCGTCCCACCTGGAAGGTACTCAACAACAACACAACACGCCCTAGCAGGAGGAGAATTGACGCTATCACTTGAAGAACTTTTGGAAGGGATCTTAAGATTGGAAGTTCCCATTGAAGCTCCAACAAACTGTAATGGATGATTATAGTTATAGATTTTAATACTATGAAACAATGGCGATGCATCTACAAAGCTTGTGATGGAAACCCAAGGAACAGAaactatcacaaaaaaaaaacacaaaaaataacttggagagaacttttttgtttatcaatggAAGGTAACTGAAGAAGACATCAAGCCATTGATAGATAATGAAGTACCCTTTACCTTCGTAACGTTAGGATGGTCAAGCTTATGCCAAACAGCAACCTCTTGCTTGAATGATGCCCGGAGAGCAGTAGTTTCAGCAGCAGTGGCAATGCCATCCTCTCCCCAGTCCAATACCTTCactgtaatttttaatatttggcaGTGAGGACTTTGCCGAGACAAATAATCATTGCATATATGGAGTGATTGTTTGATGTTTTAGGCAGTTTTAATAAGTTGGGTGGCGAAGTAGACAATTCACAGTGTCATCATGCTTTTACATATACACAGACAATCTTGAAAAATACCAGAAAACATAGTAGTTTCTTATAATTGGACTAATTATAACAACAATGCTATCAAACAATTAGTggttaaaaaaacttaacataatGTCACCTATAAACCACACAGCAGCATCTATAACAAAGGAATCACAACCAGTCTTTTTCTCGTTAATTTGAAATAAGATTACGCATGTGCTGCTAGAAATGAGAGAAGATTTTGCAGGCTTGCAGGGAAACCTCACAAATGTAccagtttttaataaaaagatacatGTCATCCTATACAAATCATCTGCTGTAAGTACAGCGTACATCATTGCACCTCTACAGAGCAGCATAATTGATGACTTAGCATGTAACCAAAGTTTTCAATGGCCGAGGAATGAACTTGGAGAATTTGAGAGTGGGAAGGATTCAGAAAGACATCCTTTCCTTCAGCAAAACATTGAGAACTTGAACAAATATACAAGTAGTCCAAAACTTCTTCATAGAAGAACCACAGCCATTTACGTGACATCATAAAACTTGAGCAGGTGCTCTTACCATGACTCACTCAAGTGATACCTATATTTATCTCATTCCAATCAATGATGCacaaccaaaaaagacaagaaaagaaattaaccaAAGTATTTACtcagataaaaaatcaaaggagataaaaagataatttaagcAAAGATGTTTAGAAATGTTAATAATTGGTTCATTGAATCTGTGTCAGAGCTCAAGCCTTACTgtttaatcttaaattttacGTTCATCTTTTCTAAAAGAAATATGAACTAAAAGTCAGCTTTCCTATTAGCCAATGACGCTTCTGCATTTTTTTAAGGTTCTTTGCCAAGCACTATGTATTGACAATGAATTTTATAAGctctcaaaaacaaaatccagaCCAAAAGAAACCCTGAAAACATATGCAATAAGACACATACTATCGTGGTTGTAAACCAACATAACGTGCATGCACGGTAAATAACCATATATTCATAAAGTTATAGCCTCAAAATGCAATCATTAATACTTGATCTCTAAGGCCATGCCTCAAAGTGATGAAATCACTAGATGAACCCGATACACGCAGTTAAAGGCCATACCTTCCAACTAACATGTGAACCTTTTACTCTGTCTCATCACTTAAGTGTTTAAAGCATGTTATCAGACTTGACATAAGAAATTCCTTTACGACCTCTATACTTAACTGCGTACGAAGACATTTATAGCTACCTATTATCTAtcaaacacatataaaatatttctcaaCTTCATTTCAAATAAGGAATTCATTCATAATTATACTACAAACAGATCGCAGAGCTATTCTCACAGATTATTGAAATTTCTATAAGTCAGtgcttcagaaaaaaaaaatataaaagaaagaactTGAATTCCAAAATTGAATAAACATTTCAAAGGAAGCAGGAACAggagaataataaataaaaactgcaATACCAGCAACATCTTGGCCGTCATAATTGCCTCTATACACAGTCCCATAAGTCCCATAAGAAATAACATGCCTTATATCCAATTTTCCCAAATCAATCTCCCACTCTTCCTTTCTTGTTGGTTGCACTTCCCTATCCCTTGACCAAGCACGGCTTAAATGATTCTCTAGCTGAATATCCCAGCTCTTGAAATCTATTTTATCTGCTCTAAAGTACAGTTCTTTATTGCTCACACTGCCCACTTTTGAGcccaatttcttttctttagcaATTGAGGCAGTTTCTGCTTCTTGATGGGTATTGCTTTTCTGTCCCTTCATTGCCCCTTCTGCTTCCTTTAAATTG is a genomic window of Populus alba chromosome 5, ASM523922v2, whole genome shotgun sequence containing:
- the LOC118061670 gene encoding CST complex subunit STN1; translated protein: MDQRLQNTHAKLLAFDLLSLTQTPSFSTYEPITFTRKNTIISRTEILGVITSRELKPNKFLKFTIDDGTGCVTCVLWLNQLTSPYFSRRNPANVKLIADMAAHFALEIKIGVVTRVRGRIAGYRGAVQVTVSDVVVDRDPNAEAFHWLDCIRLARNCYNVVAGDAV
- the LOC118061667 gene encoding homocysteine S-methyltransferase 2, translated to MGHPAAETSSFMTDFLRQSGGVAIIDGGLATELERHGADLNDPLWSAKCLLTSPHLVREVHLDYLEAGADIIITASYQATIQGFKAKGFSSEESESLLRKSVEIACEARDIYYDRCQKGSPDSNNGRVLKQRPILVAASIGSYGAYLADGSEYSGNYGDAITLETLKDFHRRRVQILAESGADLIAFETVPNKVEAQAYVELLKEEDIKIPAWFSFNSKDGVSVVSGDSLLDCASIAESCKNVVAVGINCTPPRFIHELILSIKKVTTKPILIYPNSGESYDGKRKEWVQNTGISDQDFVSHVNKWCEIGAALVGGCCRTTPNTIRAIYRTLSSRSPAPSSK
- the LOC118061669 gene encoding uncharacterized protein; translated protein: MKRQTPWSDEEDDSSSSSGSDSDGAAAGKKSSRQKKSKGKSGKLKSGGAVDFEALRQHGYKGGLSVLSVPAPKDDTKPDWTWSTGKERRETTDVGESYQERQKTRYALRDGEALMNVQTSKEKKNMSFQQKEKRKRELGQASRGKNYVEEEKRLLRESGVYSGFDA
- the LOC118061666 gene encoding serine/threonine-protein kinase 52, which encodes MESSNLKEAEGAMKGQKSNTHQEAETASIAKEKKLGSKVGSVSNKELYFRADKIDFKSWDIQLENHLSRAWSRDREVQPTRKEEWEIDLGKLDIRHVISYGTYGTVYRGNYDGQDVAVKVLDWGEDGIATAAETTALRASFKQEVAVWHKLDHPNVTKFVGASMGTSNLKIPSKSSSSDSVNSPPARACCVVVEYLPGGTLKKFLIRNRRKKLAFKIVIQLALDLSRGLSYLHSKKIVHRDVKTENMLLDATRTLKIADFGVARVEAQNPRDMTGETGTLGYMAPEVLDGKPYNRKCDVYSFGICLWETYCCDMPYPDLSFAEVSSAVVRQHLRPEIPRCCPSSLASVMRKCWDANSEKRPEMDEVVRLLEAIDTSKGGGMLPEDQSTGCLCFTPARGP